A single region of the Vespula pensylvanica isolate Volc-1 chromosome 8, ASM1446617v1, whole genome shotgun sequence genome encodes:
- the LOC122631148 gene encoding juvenile hormone epoxide hydrolase 2-like, whose protein sequence is MCKTTIVILLFSIGLYYFIFQRSKLVKPDLPETFWGQEKNKGASKEIRPFKIDVSKSIIDDLNTRLENPRLNVEPLEGVGWTYGISAPYLKKIIEYWRNEYNWTERQSLLNKYPQFYVQGGDWGAVITSSMAALYPEKIIGLHSNMCFHINPLNFWNILGVFFPSLVVDKQYEHKVYPLTNHFYRLIEETGYMHLQATKPDTIGLALTNSPVSLAGYILEKFSIGSNPDYRTRNDGGLLEKFTLNELLDNLMIYWVTDSFTTSARLYAEQFTQKYWDLKIHEIPINVPSACAVFPQEFFYFPEKVLRTRYLNLIQFNYMPKGGHFAAMEESIIFADDVFEFVGKIVELSNKRK, encoded by the exons ATGTGCAAGACTACGATTgttatattacttttctcCATTggtctatattattttat ATTCCAAAGATCAAAACTCGTGAAGCCAGATTTGCCAGAAACATTTTGGGGacaggaaaagaataaaggggCGTCGAAGGAAATTCGACCATTCAAGATCGACGTATCGAAAtcg ATCATCGATGATTTAAATACACGTTTAGAAAATCCAAGATTGAACGTAGAACCATTAGAAGGAGTTGGTTGGACATATGGTATTTCAGCTCCTtacttaaaaaagattattgaaTATTGGCGTAATGAGTATAACTGGACCGAGAGACAATCACTCCTCAATAAATATCCACAATTC TACGTTCAAGGAGGTGACTGGGGTGCTGTTATAACATCTTCAATGGCTGCTCTTTATCCAGAAAA aaTCATTGGACTGCACTCGAACATGTGTTTTCATATAAATCCATTAAACTTTTGGAATATTCTTGGagtattttttccttctcttgttGTTGACAAACAATACGAACATAAAGTTTATCCATtaacaaatcatttttatcgactgATAGAAGAAACTGGATATATGCATTTACAAGCTACCAAGCCAGACACAAtcg GTTTGGCATTGACAAATTCACCAGTATCATTGGCAGGATATATACTCGAGAAATTTAGTATTGGGTCAAATCCCGACTACAGAACTAGAAACGACGGTGGTCTCcttgaaaaatttactttGAATGAACTTTTGGATAATCTCATGATATACTGGGTGACCGATTCTTTCACAACTAGTGCGCGTCTTTATGCTGAACAATTTACACAGAAATATTGGGATTTAAAAATCCATGA aataccGATCAACGTACCATCAGCATGTGCCGTATTTCCTCaagaatttttctactttccgGAGAAAGTTCTTCGTACGAGATATTTGAATTTGATTCAATTCAATTATATGCCTAAAGGTGGTCATTTCGCAGCAATGGAAGAATCGATCATATTTGCAGATGACGTATTCGAATTCGTTGGCAAAATTGTGGAATTATccaataaacgaaaataa
- the LOC122631147 gene encoding juvenile hormone epoxide hydrolase 1-like, producing MWKTTTVILVLSIGLYHLIFQYELVKPNLPETFWGPEKNKAASKDVRPFKIDVPKSVIDDLNKRLENPRLNVEPLEGAAWTYGFPAPYLKKIIAYWHNKYNWTERQSLLNKYPQFYVQGGDWGAVITSSMAVLYPENVIGLHSNMCIYNKPLNFWNILGMFLPSLVVEKQYEHRMYPFKDHFYRLMEETGYMHLQATKPDTIGLALTNSPVSLAGYILEKFNTWTNPEYKNRKEGGLLEKFTLDELLDNVMIYWVTDSMTTSARLYAEQFTHKYRDLQIDELPIDVPSACAIFPHELAYTPEKILRMRYLNLIQLNHMPGGGHFAAMEEPVIFADDIYDFVGKIMEQSKNEDRKKTVVTEQDNKKPKST from the exons ATGTGGAAGACTACGACGGTTATACTTGTTCTATCTATTGGTCTATATCATCTTAT ATTTCAATATGAACTCGTGAAGCCAAATTTGCCAGAAACTTTTTGGGGACCGGAAAAGAATAAAGCAGCTTCGAAGGACGTTCGACCGTTCAAGATCGACGTACCAAAATcg GTCATCGatgatttaaataaacgtCTGGAGAATCCAAGATTGAATGTAGAACCATTAGAAGGCGCAGCTTGGACTTACGGTTTTCCAGCtccttatttaaaaaaaattattgcatattggcataataaatataactggACCGAGAGACAATCACTCCTCAATAAATATCCACAATTC TACGTTCAAGGAGGTGACTGGGGTGCTGTTATAACATCTTCAATGGCTGTTCTTTATCCAGAAAA tGTCATTGGATTACACTCGAACATGTGCATTTATAATAAGCCATTAAACTTTTGGAATATTCTTGGAatgttccttccttctcttgtTGTTGAAAAACAATATGAACATAGAATGTATCCATTcaaagatcatttttatcgactaATGGAGGAAACTGGATATATGCATTTACAAGCTACCAAACCAGACACAATCg GTCTTGCATTGACGAATTCACCAGTGTCGTTAGCAGGATACATACTTGAGAAATTTAATACATGGACGAATcccgaatataaaaatagaaaagagggTGGTCTACTTGAAAAGTTTACTTTGGATGAACTTTTGGATAATGTCATGATATACTGGGTGACCGATTCCATGACAACTAGTGCGCGTCTTTATGCTGAACAATTTACACACAAGTATAGAGATTTACAAATCGATGA attaccAATCGATGTACCGTCAGCATGTGCCATATTTCCTCACGAACTTGCGTATACTCcagaaaaaattcttcgaatgAGATATTTGAATTTGATTCAATTGAATCACATGCCTGGAGGTGGTCATTTCGCAGCCATGGAAGAACCTGTTATATTTGCAGATGACATATACGATTTCGTCGGCAAAATTATGGAACAGTCAAAgaacgaagatagaaagaagacagTGGTTACTGAACAGGATAATAAGAAACCTAAGAGTACATAA